In Candidatus Electrothrix scaldis, the genomic window CCCTTTGTATCTCCTATTCAGGACGCTGCATGCTGTCCAACTACCTCACCGGACGCAATGCCAACCAAGGAGCCTGCGCCCATCCATGCCGCTATTCCTACGCCTTGATGGAAGAAAAAAGACCGGGCACCTATTTCCCGATTGAGGAAGATGGGCGAGGAACCTATATCTTCAACTCCCGTGATCTCTGCCTGCTCAACCGCCTTCCCGAGCTCATTACTGCTGGCGTAGATACCATCAAAATAGAAGGGAGGATGAAATCTATGGGGTATGTCGGCGCAACGGTGAGAGCCTACCGCGCAGCACTTGATTATATTCAGGAGCAACTTAATCAGGGGACGGAAATAAACGAGATCACCCTGCCTAACACATTTCAACAGGAAATAAACAAAATAGGAACAAGGGGTCAGACAGAAAATTTTTTTAATGAATCTCCTTCATCAGACGCCATGCTTTATGATACAATACGAACAAATCAGCAATACAGTCCGGTTGGTATTGTTCGAAAAAGCATGCCACTCCTGGTCGAAGCCCGTAATGTTCTGATCACAGGAGACCAAATTGAATACTTGGGCCGCGAACTAGAACCGATTATCTGCACCGCAGTTTCCATGCATACAGAGGATGGCGACCCCAAGGAACGGGCAAATCCGGGAGACAGAATCATCCTAACAACCTCCCCAGCACTGGAGCACCCGGAAACAAATGCTATTCTGCGGAAATTTTTTGGCCCAACAACCTCATAACCAACAGAATCCGACGAGACCTATGACGACACCTTTTCTTAATGTCCCCTTCCTCCCAGAGGAAGACTATATAGAATTTATTAATAGTAACAGCGCCCATATCGACTCTATCCACTTCAGTCTTATGGGCGCAAAGAGACTCGACAACCGGATTAACCCGCAATCAATTGATAACCTTGACACCATTATTCAACTGATGAGACAGGTCAAGGTGCAAAACAAATACCTCCTCCTGAACAGCATATTCTATGGGCCAGATCTCCTCACAAAAGACGAGCACCTTTCACCTTTGATCGCTTGCATTGAAAAATGCGTCAACGCAGGTGTCGTCAAGGGTATTGTTTATTATGATCAATTCCTGCTACAATCCTTATCTGCCGAGGCACCTGAGTTGGCAAAATCGCTGGAAGCCATCCCCAGCACCAACACCATGCTGGACTCACAGGCAAAAATAAGCTCACACCTTGCCTATATAAGGGAAACAAACTTTCGCTTACCGAGCAAGCTCACTCTGGATCGGGCGCTCAATCGCAATCTGGAAAAACTCACTGACACCATCAACTGGTGCAAAAAAGACTATCCAGAGATCAAAATAGAGCTCCTGGCAAACGAAGGATGCCTCCCCTTCTGCCCATACAGAAGCTCCCACGATGCATACATTGCCCTCGGCAACCATGAAGGAGACGACAACAGCTCAGATATCAACAACAAACTCGGTTGCAGGCAATTACTGGACAAACAGCCATACCGCCTTCTTCAGTCGCCGTTTATTCGCCCTGAAGATGTTGATTCCTATTTAAGCCAGACCGATCTTATTCTTCTCTGCGGACGCGCCCAAGGTGTCGATTTCCTCAAAAAAATAATCTCTGCATATATTGCAAAGAACTACGAAGGCAACCTCCTGGGACTTCTCGATTCTATGAACTGGCTCAGCGAACAGCTTTATATTGAGAACTCGGCCCTTGCCTTTGATTTCGCCAATATGCTCTCTGTTTGTGATAACCAGTGTCACTCCTGCGGATTCTGCATGGAGCTTTTCCGGGCGATTGCGCGCCCACTGGATGCAAACAAGAAGGAGCTCCCTGAAAAAGAGGCTATGTAGTTCTGCATCAAGCCTCAATACCACTTCATCCTCTCGCTACCCTTCTCTCTCAAATGGAGGGTAGCGCAAGCCCTTTTTTAACGTATGTTCTTCAGTACATACCACCAATATGTTTCAATACCTGCGCCCCACTCACCTCTTCATTTCAGCTGAGCTGAAAA contains:
- a CDS encoding U32 family peptidase; its protein translation is MIQKPNNTETTTKIPEKIPELLAPAGNMEKLVTAIHYGADAVYLGGSNYSLRAGAGNFSLPKMKEAASYAHERGVKIYVTLNIFAHNRDMHQFTDHLHSLEETGVDGLIIADPGILLLCKETLPQMPIHLSTQANVTNTQSVRFWASQGVQRVNLARELSLEEICEIRKNTATELEVFVHGALCISYSGRCMLSNYLTGRNANQGACAHPCRYSYALMEEKRPGTYFPIEEDGRGTYIFNSRDLCLLNRLPELITAGVDTIKIEGRMKSMGYVGATVRAYRAALDYIQEQLNQGTEINEITLPNTFQQEINKIGTRGQTENFFNESPSSDAMLYDTIRTNQQYSPVGIVRKSMPLLVEARNVLITGDQIEYLGRELEPIICTAVSMHTEDGDPKERANPGDRIILTTSPALEHPETNAILRKFFGPTTS